One Eubalaena glacialis isolate mEubGla1 chromosome 11, mEubGla1.1.hap2.+ XY, whole genome shotgun sequence DNA segment encodes these proteins:
- the SLC16A7 gene encoding monocarboxylate transporter 2 isoform X2, producing MVGGLLCCLGMVTASFSTSVVELYITMGFICGLGLAFNLQPALTILGKYFYKKRPMASGLAMAGSPVFLSTLAPFNQYLFNTYGWKGSFLILGGLLLNSCVAGSLMRPVGPKLTTKKSKNKVGVRATNPGMKKRHKKKSIWAKIDKYLDFSLFKHRGFLIYLSGNVIMFLGFFAPIIFLAPYAKDKGIDEYSAAFLLSVMAFVDMFARPTVGFIANSKLIRPRIQYFFSFAILFNGLCHLLCPLAEDYPSLVVYAVFFGLGFGSVSSILFESLMDLVGAQRFSSAVGLVTVVECCPVLLGPPLAGKLVDETGQYKYMYVACGAIVVLASVWLLIGNAINYRLLAKEKKLKETTKKIHTPESRESESLKTSKSHDVIVKSIKSQKSKGSGVNPSERETNI from the exons ATGGTAGGAGGTTTGTTATGCTGTTTGGGAATGGTCACAGCCTCTTTTAGTACCAGCGTAGTAGAGCTTTACATCACCATGGGATTCATTTGTG gtttaGGTCTAGCCTTCAACCTGCAACCCGCCTTAACAATCCTTGGCAAGTACTTCTATAAGAAACGGCCTATGGCGAGTGGCCTCGCAATGGCAGGAAGTCCTGTTTTCCTAAGTACACTGGCTCCTTTCAATCAGTACCTCTTTAATACTTATGGCTGGAAAGGAAGCTTCTTGATTTTGGGAGGTTTATTGTTGAACTCCTGTGTGGCTGGGTCCCTTATGAGACCTGTTGGACCCAAACTAACTACTAAGAAGTCTAAAAATAAGGTTGGTGTAAGAGCGACTAATCCAGGCATGAAGAAAAGACATAAGAAGAAATCAATATGGGCAAAAATTGATAAGTATTTAGATTTCTCCCTTTTTAAGCATAGGGGATTTCTGATATACTTATCTGGAAATGTCATTATGTTTCTGGGGTTCTTTGCCCCCATTATATTCTTGGCTCCATATGCTAAAGACAAAGGAATTGATGAATATTCTGCAGCTTTCTTGCTGTCTGTTATGGCTTTTGTTGATATGTTTGCCCGACCTACTGTAGGATTCATTGCAAACTCCAAATTAATCCGACCCCGAATCCAGTACTTCTTCagttttgccattttgttcaaTGGATTGTGTCATCTCTTATGCCCGTTGGCTGAGGACTACCCAAGCCTGGTGGTGTATGCTGTATTTTTTGGCCTTGGATTTGGGAGTGTTAGCAGTATCCTCTTTGAAAGTCTCATGGACCTTGTTGGTGCTCAAAGATTTTCCAGTGCTGTGGGTCTCGTCACAGTTGTGGAGTGTTGCCCCGTCCTTCTTGGTCCTCCTCTTGCTG GTAAATTGGTGGATGAAACTGGAcaatataaatacatgtatgtgGCCTGTGGAGCTATTGTAGTCCTAGCCAGTGTGTGGCTGCTCATTGGCAATGCTATCAACTACAGACTGCTCGCAAAGGAAAAGAAGTTGAAAGAGACAACGAAGAAAATACATACACCTGAGTCCCGAGAATCTGAATCCTTGAAGACATCTAAAAGTCATGACGTTATTGTCAAAAGTATCAAAAGTCAAAAGTCAAAAGGATCAGGGGTTAAtccctcagaaagagaaactaatatTTAA